TGGTCAAAAATGAAGATTGATGGCCTTGAGCTATCTGCTTGCATGTGTCAACACAACCCGTAGGAGCCGGCTTGCCGGCGAACACCGGCGTAGCCGGTGCCATCCTCCGCGCCGCCTGCTTCGCCAGCAAGGCTGGCTCCTACGGGGCAGCGCTACAACGCAAAAGGCCGCCGTATCACCTGGATACGGCGGCCTTTCCTGGATCAGCGCGGCTTGCGGTTGGTGATCAGGGTGCCCACGCCGCTGTCGGTGAAGATCTCCAGCAGCACGGCATTGGGCACGCGGCCGTCGATGATGTGCGAGCTGTTGACCCCGCCCTGGACGGCGTCCAGCGCGCATTTGATCTTCGGCAGCATGCCACCGTAGATGGTGCCGTCGGCGATCAGCTCATTGACCTGCTCGGTGGTCAGGCCGGTCAGGACTTCACCTTGCTTGTCCATCAGGCCGGCGATGTTGGTCAGCAGCATCAGTTTCTCGGCTTTCAGCGCCTCGGCCACCTTGCCCGCCACCAGGTCGGCGTTGATGTTGTAGGACTCGCCGTTGGCGCCCACGCCGATCGGCGCGATCACCGGAATGAAGTCGCCCTTGACCAGCATGTTCAGCAGGTCGGTGTTGACGCTCTCGACTTCGCCGACATGGCCGATGTCGATGATTTCCGGGGTGGTCATCTCGGGCGTCTGGCGGGTGACGGTGAGCTTGCGGGCGCGGATCAGTTCCGCGTCCTTGCCGGTCAGGCCGATGGCGCTGCCGCCATGGCGGTTGATCAGGTTGACGATGTCCTTGTTGACCTGGCCGCCCAGGACCATCTCCACCACATCCATGGTCGCCGCGTCGGTGACGCGCATGCCATCGACGAAGCGGCTCTCGATCGACAGGCGCTTGAGCAGGTCGCCGATCTGCGGGCCGCCACCATGCACGACCACCGGGTTGATGCCCACGGCCTTCATCAGCACGATGTCACGGGCGAAGCCGGTCTTGAGCTCCTCGCTCTCCATCGCGTTGCCGCCGTACTTGATCACCAGGGTCTTGCCGACGAAACGGCGGATGTATGGCAGTGCTTCGGACAAAACCTCGGCTACATGGGAAGCGGCATCGCGATCGAGGGTCATGCAGGGCTCCAGGTAAGGAACGGAAAGTCGTCAGAACGGCAGTTGCAGGCCTGGTTCGACCCGCAGCAACTGCGTGCGGAATACAGCCTTGATACGGTCGAGCTCCGCCGCGCTGTCGGCCTCGAAGCGCAGCACCAGCACCGGCGTGGTGTTGGAGGCGCGGACCAGGCCCCAGCCGTGGGGGTAGTCGACCCGCACACCGTCGATGGTGGTCAGGTTGGCAGCGCCCCAGTCGGCGTCGCGTTGCAGAGCATCAATGATGCTGAATTTACCCTCGTCGGTCACATCAATGTTGATTTCCGGCGTGGAAATATCGTTCGGGAACGCGGCGAACAGGCTTTCGGCGTCCTGGTCGGCCTTGCTGAGGATCTCCAGCAGGCGCGCAGCGCTGTAGATGCCGTCGTCGAAGCCGTACCAGCGCTCCTTGATGAAGATGTGTCCGCTCATCTCGCCGGCCAGCAGCGAGCCGGTCTGCTTCATCTTCTTCTTGATCAACGAATGACCGGTTTTCCACATTAGCGCGCGGCCACCGTGCTGTTCGATCAGCGGGGTCAGGCGGCGGGTGCATTTGACGTCGAAGATGATCTCGGCGCCTGGGTTGCGCGACAGTACATCCTGGGCGAACAGCATCAGCAAGCGGTCGGGGTAGACGATGTTGCCAGTGTTGGTCACCACGCCGACGCGGTCGCCGTCACCGTCGAAGGCCAGGCCGATATCGGCACCGGTTTCTTTCACCTTGGCGATCAGGTCGACCAGGTTCTCGGGCTTGCCCGGATCCGGGTGGTGGTTGGGGAAGTTGCCGTCGACCTCGCAGAACAATGGGATCACGTCGCAGCCCAGGGCTTCGATCAGCTGTGGGGCGATCACCCCGGCAGCGCCGTTGCCGCAGTCGACCACCACTTTCAGGCGCTTGGCCAGCTTCACGTCGGCGGTGACCTGCTGGAAGTAGCGCTCGAGGATCTCGACCTTCTCGACACGGCCTTCGCCGCGGGACAGGTCGTTGGTCTTCAGGCGGGTCAGCAGGGCCTGGATCTGTTCGTTGGCCAGGGTGTCGCCGGCGATGACGATCTTGAAGCCGTTGTAGTCGGAGGGGTTGTGGCTGCCGGTGAGCATCACGCCCGACTTGCCGGCCAGCACATTGGCCGCGTAGTACAGCGCCGGGGTCGGCACCAGGCCGACATCGCTGACCTGGCAGCCGGCGTCGGCCAGGCCCTTGATCAGTTGCTCGACCAGCATGGGGCCGGACAGGCGACCGTCACGGCCAACCGAGATTTGCGGCTCGCCCTGGGCGAGGGTCTGGGCGCCGATGGCGCGGCCGATCCAGTAGGCGGTCTCGGCGTGCAGGGTCTTGCCGACCACGCCGCGAATGTCGTAGGCGCGGAAGATGCTGTCGGGCAGTGCGGGGACCAGCTGGGCCATGTCGTTCATCTCTGGGACTCCAAATTTTCAAAGGCTTCTGGGCAGGCACAAACTGAACGCTTGGACGGTGGTTTCGCCAGAGAGTTCGCCATCCGTGGCCTTGACGGTAGGCTTTCGGCTCAGCGGGTGCCCGAGTGGCCGAAGCCGCCGGCGCCGCGCTGGGTCTCGTCGAACTGCTCGACGATGTCGAAATGCGCCTGCACCACCGGCACAAGGATCAACTGGGCGATACGCTCGCCGACGGTGATGGTGAACGGGGTGTTGCCACGGTTCCAGCAGGAGACCATCAGCTCGCCCTGGTAGTCCGAGTCGATCAGGCCGACCAGGTTACCCAGCACGATGCCGTGCTTATGGCCCAGGCCCGAGCGCGGCAGGATCATGGCCGCCAGGCCCGGGTCGCCGATGTACACCGACAGGCCGGTGGGGATCAGCAGGGTTTGGCCCGGCTCGAGGACGGTGTCCTCCTTGAGCAGGGCGCGCAGGTCGAGGCCGGCCGAGCCGGGGGTGGCGTACTGCGGCAGGGGAAATTCGGAGCCCAGGCGTGGGTCGAGGATCTTGGCTTGAAGAGCGTGCATGTAACTTATTGAACCTGGTTGAGCCGTTCGGCGATGAAGGCGACCAGCTGACGGGCGATCTTGCCCTTGCTGGTCTGCGCGAAGAGGGTCTGGTGCTGCTGGCGGTCGATCACGGTCAGGGCGTTCTCCTCGCTGTTGAAGCCGATGCTGGGGTTGGCCACATCATTGGCGACGATCAGGTCGAGGTTCTTGTCCTTGAGCTTGCGCGTGGCGTAGTCGAGCAGGTGCTCGGTTTCGGCGGCGAAGCCAACGCTGAACGGGCGATCGGCACGACCGGCAATGGTCGCAAGGATATCGGGATTGCGCACCATCTGCAGCAGCATGCCGTCGCCGGTGGTGGGATCTTTCTTGAGCTTCTGTGGGGCGACTACCTCTGGGCGGTAGTCTGCGACCGCCGCCGAGGCAATGAACAGGTCGCAGGGCATGGCCGCCTCGCAGGCCGCGAGCACGTCTCGGGCGCTGACCACGTCGATGCGGCTGACCCGATCGGGCGTCGGCAGGTGCACCGGGCCGGTGACGAGGGTTACCCGGGCCCCGGCTTCGGCGGCCGCTTCGGCCAGGGCAAAGCCCATCTTCCCTGAACTATGGTTGGTGATGTAGCGCACCGGGTCGATGTTTTCCTGGGTCGGGCCGGCGGTGATCAGCACATGCTTGCCGGTCAGCGCCTGGCGCTTGAAGCTTTCGGCGGC
The window above is part of the Pseudomonas muyukensis genome. Proteins encoded here:
- the coaBC gene encoding bifunctional phosphopantothenoylcysteine decarboxylase/phosphopantothenate--cysteine ligase CoaBC → MQRLYRKRIVLGVGGGIAAYKSAELIRRLLEHGAQVRVVMTRGGAEFITPLTLQALSGHPVHMDLLDPAAEAAMGHIELAKWADLVLIAPATADLMARLAQGMADDLLTTLVLATDATVAVAPAMNQAMWRDPATQDNLELLKRRGIQVFGPASGSQACGDVGLGRMLEATDLAWCAAESFKRQALTGKHVLITAGPTQENIDPVRYITNHSSGKMGFALAEAAAEAGARVTLVTGPVHLPTPDRVSRIDVVSARDVLAACEAAMPCDLFIASAAVADYRPEVVAPQKLKKDPTTGDGMLLQMVRNPDILATIAGRADRPFSVGFAAETEHLLDYATRKLKDKNLDLIVANDVANPSIGFNSEENALTVIDRQQHQTLFAQTSKGKIARQLVAFIAERLNQVQ
- the argB gene encoding acetylglutamate kinase, which encodes MTLDRDAASHVAEVLSEALPYIRRFVGKTLVIKYGGNAMESEELKTGFARDIVLMKAVGINPVVVHGGGPQIGDLLKRLSIESRFVDGMRVTDAATMDVVEMVLGGQVNKDIVNLINRHGGSAIGLTGKDAELIRARKLTVTRQTPEMTTPEIIDIGHVGEVESVNTDLLNMLVKGDFIPVIAPIGVGANGESYNINADLVAGKVAEALKAEKLMLLTNIAGLMDKQGEVLTGLTTEQVNELIADGTIYGGMLPKIKCALDAVQGGVNSSHIIDGRVPNAVLLEIFTDSGVGTLITNRKPR
- the dut gene encoding dUTP diphosphatase encodes the protein MHALQAKILDPRLGSEFPLPQYATPGSAGLDLRALLKEDTVLEPGQTLLIPTGLSVYIGDPGLAAMILPRSGLGHKHGIVLGNLVGLIDSDYQGELMVSCWNRGNTPFTITVGERIAQLILVPVVQAHFDIVEQFDETQRGAGGFGHSGTR